In Ptychodera flava strain L36383 chromosome 6, AS_Pfla_20210202, whole genome shotgun sequence, the sequence GGcgtcataacatttttcggttATTATTCGTTAAAATTcgaaagtaaacaaacaaacggacagacagacagaaaaaaggTCAACAAATGAATAATTATGCCATTCTCCTCTTctatacatgtattaaagtATACATATAAAGAACCGCATCAAGAAATGAAGGTTAGCCTGACTGTGAAGTGGAATCATGGTAATTTTATCGTTGATGACATTCATGAATACACAGGTAAGATTTAAAATATTCTACAGTTGAAAACGTTCACAATTTAAAcgaaataacaaataaataaataaataaataaataaataaataaataaataaatttcagcATTTCTCTATTGGTTTACTATTTTGAAGGAGAATAATAAGTTTCAGAATAgaacttgtcatttttgattcaacaaaaatgtatCTCCTGCTATTGTTTTCAGTCGGTAAAACTCCTTCATTTGAATGTGTGAACGTTTTACTTTTGCTCATTCAGTGCCTCAGAAGTCGCTGGGATTGATCAGGAAACGCAAATTAACTGTAATATTACAATCGCCATGATTTTGTAGTTTTGTACCAAAATATATGTAAGTTATGTTTGTCAAAACTTTATACAAGAAATTGAATATTTAAAGTCACATCAAGTAAGTTTAAGTGATTAATGTTGTTGCCTCATTACTTTTTTGTATCTTTTTAGTGACTCTGTATGATTGTTCCATTAATCGGCGTGACTGTAGTGAATGTCTATCTGAAATATCTACGCGGCTGCCATTGAATTGCGGTTGGTGTACAGGTTCTAGAACATGTGAGGTGCAAAACGTGTGCGAGTCAGAGTGGTGGCCTCATGGGACTTCGAACAAATGTGATTTCCCGACGATTACTGACGTAAGTATGTACGCTATCCTGTTGCTGTAGGGAGGTCATGACACAGTCCACTGAGTAGTGTTGACTTTGACTGAACTGCAGTAACAGTTACTATTACTGTAATAGTATCAGTAAAGGAGGTTATGGTTCATCAATGCATATATTCCCCAAGATACTTTAAAGTTTCTAGAAAGCACTATTTCAAAACGGATAAATCAAAGAAAGGGAAAACgtcaaatgtttaaaaaacatacttcaaagaaataaatatgtCGGTGCTAAAACTGTGCTCTAAGTCTGGTATTTCAAAATACTCTCATCAGACTTTGTAGCgtcaaaattatatcaaataTACAACATGTCATTGTGTTATGACCAGTGGATATGCACAGCTGCAGCATATACTAGTAATATCCGTTCCCGTTCTTCCGCTCCACGCTCTATCCATATCACTTGAACTTCCAAACCTACTTTCTTCTCGTCGATCGCTTAAGTTTTCAATGGTTATGACTTCTTCATTGTTTCTTCATTGTGTGACTCTGATGTCTTAAGAAGGGGACGACTATTTATTCGTTTTTTAACTTGATGACTTGGTTTTTGTATATCACTAAGATGCGACTGTCCCTGTAACTTCATACTCGATTTTACCCTACAGGTCTTTCCTATCTCAGGACCCTATGAAGGCAGAACACAAATAATAATCATGGGAACAGATTTAGGTAAACGTACTTCTGACATGAGAAGCGTGACTGTCGCCAACACACCTTGTGCCctccaaaatgaaagatatgaagtaTCAAAAAGGTAGTTTAAGTATTTGTCGCTGGCAATCATTTCCGACTTGAAATGTATGTGAAAAACTGAAACAACAAAACCATTTTCCTCTAATTTGCTACGAACACgaaatttacagattttttgatGTAATCTGTGTCTTTCGATGAAAACTCTGTtctattatttttctttgaatgatACGCAGAAAACTCTCCGTTTTTAACAAATACGATAAAGTTTGCGGTTCAGTACAGAGCTGATATACGCAGTCATTAATTTGTCTATTACCGTTACTGTTCTTATAAAGATTTGAATGCATCACCGGAGTCTCTTTGCCAGATGAATCAGGAGCCATTGTGGTACAGGTCCAAGCAAATCATGGAGCCATACAAACGGCAACATATAGAAAGCAATTTATATACAGGGTATGTTTCGGaactatgtcatatatatatatatatatatatatatatatatatatatatatatatatatatatatatatatatatatatatatatatatatatatatatatatatatatatatatacaaatttcaaatgaagTATTGATTGAAACATGAAATGTGATTTGAGACACAGTAAGGACCGTTATTCAAGTTGATGAATACATTACCTGTAACTTCCACAGAGCTGTAGATTATtaatccgtggcattattaggccaaccgaatttgaatgtcgaaatcgaagaaggaattctgaaatatcgtcatttttctttctgtgattgtcgttttggagttggcatttccaacatcggattttacatgtaacgccgtgcattacgcggccagcttatatatgatgatgatattagagaacgaaacgcgtattagctcgaaatccagcacatatgcaatgttcgcacgaaacaagtgagaagatgtaaagaccatcgctttgcaatatgctaggaataaatcgaatatcgaaatttggtgtagaacaggaagttaattcgtttgtcaatgtttcatttgtaaaggcggagcctcctttaaaagggcgcgaagccgtggttgcgttcactgtgtaagtggacaccaaataggcaacacgcgggcacacgctccagaaactgccactttttagtttttttccggccgcaacaggcagaaaactgccaagcggtcagcgcgaaccTGCTGCCGATCGagctctgtggttatattcaaattctaacgcgactggaagatgattttaggaaattcaagcgttggtgttggggaatcaatgaccattggcgatttgaacatactgtcaatcaaacgctaGTCTTGTATAACTccgtttgcaggattagcaaaaggagccaaaaggttgagatcagtttgtgtaattaatggtatagaaatcaaatatcatactggccaagtgtttgactgggaggagaactccactaatgcgagaaccttggattgaaaattgcggctttaatgtTGACCTTGAAGTGGCGTCGCAAGTCGGACGgctatgccaaacataataattttcacattaaatgaaagtttcagtcaggcatatttaattacaaaccagttactctgctttgtttccgaaacagaCGGCACATGGTCACCATGCTCTCCCCCCTCCCCATCCCAATAGAGCTGTTATTGAGTTGCGTTTGCCAGTCTGAGAGTGGACAAAGTTTCAGGGTACCTACTTTTCGGCTAGatgcgttccttattcagaataaaataattgatgggGGTTTATAAACACGTAATTAATTTGCAGTTCTCTACAGCTCGATAtcttttcttactttcttttttcacttttcccgggatcaacttgaagaagtgcctttatgtaactatcatcgactgacagccgttctagatccatagctgtccttgtgccagactttcagatcagcctTAGGCCGAGTAAACAGCGGCTCAGCATAGACActaactttgcagttttatcagaaagtatcacaagggcaggaaggagcgcgctttttacatgtagacaccagctattgaggaaaccgtcgacagtataggcgcggatggatgttttgtttaaaatgtatcagtctcagtgagacgggattatcactaaaaatgtaacattgtcgggtccaaaccaatatcgaaaatcgcatatccgaaataaggggcagtgtatcaaattgcaatattcgattttgtttcacgcataagacagaacacgtcgcacaagagcaactacttcatgcgcaatattgctagtcaacactcgtaaacatcaatttaaagccgattccacacaaatgtttttctctttcaaactaGAAAGATGCCTGGCCGCCAAATGTATCGCGCACCTCGCGCAATTTAAATTTGCGGATTCGTTCGCAAATCGCAGCGATTTATGTAAAATTAACTTGTCAACGTCATTTCCTTGGGTctgaaatctgtgacaaaatgcaatttagacataatttattatgtctttctctgatttctacatcgaaatatggttggcctaataatgccacggattaTTATTGAAGCAAATTCCTCTATTGCATCGTTTGTACGAAACATTTATTCATGCAAACCTAGCGAAAATTACCGGGTATTTCGAATTGATAGTGGTAACAGGAAATGGAAATACACTGCGGTGTACTACATATTGAAAGGAACTCAAGCATCATAGTTCTCATTGGATTCATTGCTCATATAAAGGATGtattaaaatgataacattttTTTAAGGCGGAGCTGCACGTTTTCAACACAGTTTTTTCCAAAGGAATAGTTCTCAtataagatgacaaggaaaccccttaatactatatattttcaacacGCTGACTATCTAAAGGTTACTatagtagcaatagtttacCCTAAGGATGAAGGATgtatatatttggggtaaaaaacctcaattttggcaTTAGTGATAAAAGtcaatttaagtaaaaaacttgatattctgaaatgtaatatttcacttgaaacaagagtatatgtaaaatggctattttattttgcattatcaatCATTCTACATGGCATAGATCGAAAGACTGACAATCAAAAAAGTGATGAAAAACaagattagcaaaattaaatggctcgtattcaaaatttaagaacttTGTTTAGCTGaatagtatttaaagaacaaaattagtaaaaattagaaaattgaaCAAGCCACAGTCCAGTTAAATccttggaaatcttgaaataagcagaaaagagaagccaggaaattgggtgatttgcatacatttgcataaattaacacttttttATCAAGCAACTTACGAATGCTTGACAAGCTTAATATAAACCCAACCAATATCTTAATCTTTGAttaacaaattaaaaataaaaaagtgattttgagcaacaTGCGCTCTGTTAGGTGTAGCGCCCCTTTATAGATTAAATTCTTCAAAAGGCACATTATGAGTAAGCTGTAGGGTTTACACTTGTTGATGCTCAACATACCATTAAACAATCAAATTTGGACAAAGTTGACATTCTAATCAGTTCAGTCACTCTAGAAGTAGCTTTTAAGGAAGAGTACATGATTTCCTCATAACCTATTATTCTATAAATTAATTCAGGTCACGTCTATGACAACTGCGTACTTCGTGAGACCGAAGGCAAAGAATCGCTCATTTTGTCGTTTTCCAATTTCACTTCCTACAATAAGCTTCAAATCTAATGAATAAATAGCTAGACTGAATAATTGCATTGTTCAACAATATGTATTATATCAATCTAATTCTAGGATCCTGATGTTTTAGACTTCACGCCAAAGATCGGGCCAAAGTCTGGAGGAACAATGGTTACCATTATTGGACAATATGTGAATGCGGGTCGAAACATCAAAGCATACTTTGGCGCGTCATCTTGCCATATAGATAGGTTGGTTAACACTAATACATAGGAATGTGCTCATACTTTGGTCTTGAGGttcaaaaattcaacaaataatGTTCGCTGTAATTTGTACTTGTTGCAGAACAGATATCATTGTCTTAAACATGGTGTcaatttgtcgatcaaatttgacCTGGTTGAATTTAATGGATATAAATTATGAAGAATTTATAAAAGCCCAGTAAGCAAAAAGTGATGAAACTCCGATGCGataaaaaactttgaaaaccgAGTTGTTGTATGAAGTAATTACGAGGCAACAGAAAACCAAGCGCAGGTCATGGTGTTTAATACGTGATAAACAGGCATGATATTTGGAAAATCTTTCAGTTTTTGTAAAACCgtgttgaaaatatgaaatctaAATTACGTAGTAATAGTCTCATTAATATAAACTTGATTGCACATACATAATCACAAACATTGCATATATTAACGTAGGACGGAGAGCGTTGTTAACGAAACCCACCTTCTGTGCACAACAACAATGACGAATGCCACAAATTCTGCAAAACTGTCGATATATTTTGATGGAGCTGAACGTCTCGCACCTGATTACAAGACATTTGTCTTCACAAATGACCCAGAAGTGAGTTCATTTTATCCCATGACAAGCATGATAAGGTAAGTTCTAATGTAGTTGTAATGAAATTTCGTGGTGAGACAATGTTGTCCTGTGAATAGTTTCTAAATCTCACAGTTACTGTTCCTATAATAGgagttttttttacttttgaatgCAACTCTACAGCGCATGGCCGTCAATGTGCTACCTACCTTCACATTTACATATCGACATATTTATGTTAACATGTGTTCCATGTACATATTTAATACAGTGGTGGACGTGCGATCAATGTCACTGGTCAATACTTCACATCAATACAAAGGCCAAAGATGTTTGTCAATGCTGGAAAGCTGTTTGTTTCTCTAAGTACAGTCTCAACATTTGTTCGATTAACATATCTtcaagaaacaaactttttaaccaaattaaaaaaaaggaaataggAAAGTCTCtttcttcaaatttcacaaacatGTCGAATCAATGCGAATGACTGCAAAGCTTGTGGTTTTGACAATTCAGCACACTGGACATTTCATTTATAAACAGCTCCCATTTATGTGTATGAAATTAAAGATACACTCTAACTGTGCctaatcaaaaattttatacaAAGGAACAATGTATGGTGCACACATTTGACAAGATGAAATGCATATCACCGCCGGTAGAGTTATCAAGAGTAAAAGTGGACATACAAGTCTTAGTAGGATTTGTCATGGATGCCGTTGTTTTGCAACTGGATTTGGACTTCGAAATTAAAGACGATCCTGTTTATTACCCCTTTGCTGACGAGGGTAACATTAAAGAATACAGCCACGGAAGACAGTTGGTCATTGAGGTATTGGTTATAAGTCAACAAACTGAGAGATCGACCGCATTAACGTCGGTTACttctttttttgtatttgtagaACGATAATACTTAGATTACACCTTGTTCGAGGTATTCTTTACTTTAAACAAGaaaattccaaatttttgaCAATTCGAACATTTCCTAACTTTGAATGGACAGACAAGTCTTAGTAGACTCATACTACATACAAACTGCCTCTTTGCTTGGTTTTAAAAGTCGAGCCAAGAAATGCAATAAAAGATCAACGTATACAGCATCAAGATCGAGTCACTTAATCTGCCTTTTATTAAGGGAGAAAACTTGAACTTGGCTTCTATGGCGAGTGAGTATTTGTAACTATTGGAGAAGAGGAGTGCAGAGTGGTGAGCCTATCAGATGTGCAACTGAACTGTGTTCCTCCAGAGGACGCTCCGAGAGGGGTGAACAAAATTGGTATTTCGTCTGAAAACGGCCTTCCTGAGGTCAGAGTAAGTATGGAAAGCTCGTCATAGTACAAGAAGAACGCTGTGGTAGTAGTCTTTGTCGTAGTGACAGTTATAGCAGTAGAAGTTGGAGTAGTAGAGGACGGAAGAGAGATTTTGAAGGCTTATATGTTGTTGTTAATACTCTCCTCGTCCAAAGACTATTGCAACTGCACAGTCATTCTAGAACTTATTCGTAGATGACGTTCGTAGGTCCTCTAAAAAGACAAGAAATTCTTTCTGTTCATGCAAAAAGCTAACgtatatttaatatattaatgtaTATTATTCCGTGGCACATGTCTGCCAACCTATAATCCAATTTCAaccttcaaaaatgaaaattgaaatggaactaattttcaattctcaaatggttttatcatcttgattattaactatTAGGcctatttttaatttaaaatctttggtctgagattgaaatatagtaAATAGGTATATACTGCTGTGAGAATGGCATTTTGCGGCCATTTAAATTTCCTTCTGACAAAATTTATTTCCCACAATACACTTCTTCCGTtttccaaattttcaatttaccaAAGATCTCATTTTCCTATCTTATTTTGCAAGCGTGGCAGCCGATAGTATCTATCGTCGGCCTAATTTTGACAGTTATTTGCGCGGGCAAATTGTTTGCGATAGATCTAGTAACGAACATACAAAGAACCAATTGTGTTgccgccggaaaggaaagtccgatataGTCAGTTTGACCTGAGCTGACCTACTAAATTTTTGCATGCTTTCAGTCAATATCGCAAACTTGTACGTTGTACAAAATTGTGACAGCCATCGGCCCCATCAGAGTGCAGCAtctacatttaattttatctaaTCAATTTATTCAGCTCGTCTTTTTCAGTTGAAGTTGAGATTCGCACGATAAAGTGTGGTTCAAGATCGACGAACAACATGTTCTCTCCGCATAATGATCTAAGTACCCGTCATAGTTTTTAAGCCGTATGCCGGTCCCGCTTCATGAATTGCATCCGTTACAACCCGATCCAAATCGTGACAGTATCGTCTTACACttcgttcagagataccacttgtactgggcaaaacatttttgagatGAACGCCTATTTCGCGCTGACGAattcttcttttcttttcaacaattttttgaGTTTCTTGCTGCTTAACGTACCGACTTAAATTCGTTGCCTGAAGTACACGCACTCTACCACCAAATAACAGTGTTTGTTTCTCTTCCAGTATAACTAGGTAGGTCGTGGAACGATGTTATTCCCgctaatttgtaaaattatctTTTGCAATTATCGTTACCGAGATCCCCTATAGTGCATCTTGTCACGCAGAGACAAATGTTACGCCTTAATTCGTTACAGTTATTTCGGCCATAGTATCAAAAGATACGGAGctacgccccaaatgaaatgggaaaattggacatttagtaaattggaaattgaaaaaagccCGGAAATAGTGCATTGTCGTAATAGAATTTTCAGATGGATTCACATATTCAGCAGTATACACGCAGTTcccatatttcaatctcaggcgaaagattttaaatttaaaaataggccttaaagttaataatcaagatgattaaatcatttgaaaaaaattccgcATTATGATTTTCTGTTTTGAAGATGTAAATTGGCCGAAATGAGCCGCACATTTATTTTTACCCTTGCAGGTCAAAGTTGGAAATTTAGACTTTTTCATTGGATACTTGAAATACCCAACAGCGGAACAAAGCAAAATATCAGGGGTTATTCTAGGACTTGTAGCTGCCCTTGCCTTGTTGTTGATCATTACTATTCTTATAATTGTGATATGTTACCTGCGGAACAGAAAGTTGGACAACCAAATAGCAGAAGAGGTTGAAAACTGGCTTGAAATAATTGCAATGGGCACAAGAACACGACCAGGTGATTAGTCATTCATGTCATTGTACGGTGCGTTTTCTCTTTCATGAATGTGATAAATAGATATTGAAGAAACAAGACGGCGTACTCGACTTTTGGCCGATAAATGAAATCAACTCTATGTTACAAATTGTTTATTGTGCAAGCCTGGGTTTCTGGAAGCATCAAACTTAAGCTACCGAATCTGGCACTCTATCATAGACTTTACGGTTTAGGCgaaatcatattaaaatgcattaaTTACATTATTATACGCAAGGCAGTAACATTACCAATATATGTAACAAGCTTATGCTTATTGAAGAGTATGCTTTCCTACAGATATGGTTCTACCATTCTTAGACTTCTGCAATTACACGGCTAACATGATAACTGATGGACAGGCTGACAACCCACTGTTTAAGAGGCGTTTACAAGTAAGTCTATTCGTATGAAAAGTTTTCGAAGTCTGCTGACGTGTAAGCCCATTCCCTGAGATAAATCTTAACTTTTCTTTAATACATCAAAAGGTAACGCCTACACTATTACTGACAATGATAATGTTAGCAACTATAACTGTAACGTTATCGAAAAAATAGTTAGTGTAGCACAAATTAATGacatgtacaaatttgaaaataaatgataatcAGATCCGACACAGATAAAAGTTTTAGAGACCTGTTCAAAGGAAATGCAACTTTAGTTCCTGCGTATTCCCGGTACATAATTAACCTTATTATTACGGTTATAGTATATACAACTCATTATGCAGCTTCTATGCAACTTACTCAGTGTCGTACTGGTTACAAGAGAAATAGTATAATTGTATGCTctttttgtgtatttgtttatttttatttatttactggctGAGAACAACGGGCTTTCGCCCAATTACTGTTCCAGCAAAAGACAAAATGAACTAACAAAAAGCACAACAAAGAAACAGTGACGGTAACAACACAGTTAAAAAGAATAATTATCGGTAAAAACGGAACTAACACTAAAAATAGCAATTTATATAAAAAATTGCGAAATTTCCCATAGttacaataaaaaatatcatgagtctaattgtttaaaatgttattcaaacCTTTCATAGTTCTTGGTAAAATGCTGAAGCATGAACATGTGCTTACGGTAGCAGTTAATAGTAGCGTATAAGTTATAACAGATCTATTTCAGTCTCTCGTTCATCTCTCGTTTTCCAGAGTGATACTGATTGTACCAAGAGTTTGGAACAATTCTACTCCTTGCTTGTCGATGAATCTTTCTGTCTTGTGTTCATACGCACCCTTGAAGATCAGACGAAGATGACCGCAAATCATAAGTAAGTTGCACGTCTCAGTAAACAGGCGATCTTGTTTTTTCACAAGTACAGTTCACTGATATTGTCGTTAACGCCATTGTTagttctgttttttgttttttttttaccagaGCCACGGTTGGCTATCTCCTAACAATAATCCTTCAAAGAGAGCGGCATATGTTTTACCTGACAGAGTGAGTATAACTCCGTGTGAAACCGTATATAGCTTATCTGTTTATCCGTTAGCTTATCTGTTTATCAATTTACAGTATTTGCATTGTATGAAACAACATCCATTGACTACGGCAAATACACGTAATCTGGCAATATTGACCGATTACCAAGTAGTTTTCATTAAACTAGGGCATTGTTTCTCAATTGTAGATAATTTCTAACTTCTTATGTTTCTGACACTTGATTGGATATAATGACGTTTGATTCGATAAATGAAATAACTCTTCATGACTCTACAGTATTTTATTGTCTTGATCTATTGCTTTCAGTGCTGGTTGCATGGTTATCGAACAATGCGACATTTATTATCGGAAATTTGTTATTAAAAGTAGTTGTATCCTTGAAATAG encodes:
- the LOC139134181 gene encoding plexin-A2-like, which encodes MQDGEVLIPVNLPTEIQLRTRNIYDNKNMEGYECILMVDDEAQTVKATRQSTNSVACTLAKYTYKEPHQEMKVSLTVKWNHGNFIVDDIHEYTVTLYDCSINRRDCSECLSEISTRLPLNCGWCTGSRTCEVQNVCESEWWPHGTSNKCDFPTITDVFPISGPYEGRTQIIIMGTDLGKRTSDMRSVTVANTPCALQNERYEVSKRFECITGVSLPDESGAIVVQVQANHGAIQTATYRKQFIYRDPDVLDFTPKIGPKSGGTMVTIIGQYVNAGRNIKAYFGASSCHIDRTESVVNETHLLCTTTMTNATNSAKLSIYFDGAERLAPDYKTFVFTNDPEVSSFYPMTSMISGGRAINVTGQYFTSIQRPKMFVNAGKLFVSLSTVSTFVRLTYLQETNFLTKLKKRK